In Parageobacillus sp. KH3-4, the genomic window AAAAGGCTGCCGCTCCTCCAATCAATATACTGTACATAAAAACCCACATAAAATTTTCTTGCCAAATTGCAATAAACATTGCACATACCGCGATAATCCGCATAATAGATACCCAAAATATAACAGTTTTTTGGATGTCTGGTCGACCACTTTTCCGGCAAAAGGGCCAATAACTATGCTGAACAAAATTCCGGAAACTAAAATTACTGATTGAAGAAAAAATGAATGAACGTGCTGTTGTAAAAACTCCAGCATTCCTATAACGCCAAACCAGATACCAAGTTCAGCAATAAATAACCCCCCAAGAAGAATAAGTAAATTTTGATTTTTCCACACAGAAAATCCTCTCCCTAAAAATTTGTATGGATTAATTGGAATAAATAGCTGTTAAGAATATTAATGTAAACAAAAGAAATGCATTTATGCTTCTAACTCGAAAATAAATTTTTCTGTTTTGACAATAAGGACTAATTATGTGTAACTATACTTGCCTCGATTTCTACATCTCATCCTCAAATTCCTTCTTTAATGAAGAGGGTGTCCTAAAAGTGGTCTTTCGGGCCCCTCTTGTTACTGTAGATTAAAAAGCCGCTCCTATGCTCCAATTGTTCGATACTCTTCCTCTGATAATCAAAGACCGATGATATAATGATAATTCGCAGACACAAAATAAATACCAAAGCTTAAATGTTGCGAATTAACAGGAATGATGTTCATTTACACTTGATTGGGGATTTATGTAAAATAAAACTATGTTCTAAATAATCGATCAAAAATAGCACATACCAACATTCAAAGGACTTTCAGATGAAAATAGCGAAAGAAGAAGCTAGGAGTGAAAAATAAGATATTACTAGAGGTGGGGATATTTTCTTTTATTTAAGTAACGAAGTAGAATAGTCGGAATAAAGGTGAATTTTGTCATTATAACATAATAGAAGGGAATTAATTAGCCCAAACACTATTTGGAAGCTTGACAGCTTTAATTAGTTATTTTTTAGTGCAGTTCATTTATTTGGTTGTTTTAATTCTAAAAGATAATGCTATGGGAGCCCTTGCTCGTTTTTTTTCAAATTACTCCAATAGCAGCTCTCCTTACATAAGAATTTACTTTTCGATAGAAACCGTTGCATAAAGAAGTTGGCTTTTTAAAATAGTCCCTTGTTATCGTTTGTTGTTGATTTTCGACCAAAAGAAAAAACGCTCTATAATAAGAGCGGTTAGTTGAACTATCGAACCCCATAGTGAAGCAACAAAAAATATCGTCGAACTATAATTTTTACTGTGAACCGTAAACTCCATCTCTCCGCCTCCATATTTTTAACTAAAGTCCTAGCATCCTATCTTTTCCATAGCCGTTTTGCCACCATCCGCTCCCACCACTTCCACGGCAGCATATTTTTTAAGACAATTCCTAACTTCACGCCTTTGCCAACCGGATACCGCAATTTCGGTGAGGGTGACTTTGCCACTTGCACAATCTGTCGGATCACTTCATCCGGAGCAGGTGCCGTATCGGCAATCTGGTTGACATATTTCAAAATTGCCTCCATCTCTTTCACATAAGGAGAATTCGGATGGATCGTTACCGCTCCCAGCCCTTTTGACCAGATATCCGTTTTATAGGATCCAGGTTCAATCAAAACTACATGAACGCCATACGGCATCATCTCTAAACGCAAAGATTCGCTGAATCCTTCCACCGCAAACTTGGATGCCACATACGGTCCCATAGAAGGGAATCCGATTCGTCCGCTGATACTGCTTATATTCACAATCTTGCCGCTTCTGCGTTCCCGCATCGACGGCAAAACAGCTTTCGTTACTGCCACCAAACCGAAAAAATTCGTTTCAAATTGCCGCCGCCATTCTTCAATAGCAAGTTCCTCCGTGAAGCCACCCGCTGCATAACCTGCATTGTTCACCAACAGATCAATTCGTCCGTAACGGCGAATCACATCCTGAATCACAGTTTCCACGGTAGAAAAATCGGTTACATCCAATTGGATAATCTCAATCCGATCCGTGACACCCGCTTCTTTAGCCGCCGCTTCCAGCCGCCCTCTGTTCTTCAAGTTTCTCATTGAGGCCAGCACGCGGTAGCCTTCGCCGGCAAGTGCCACACTTGTCAGCAAGCCAAAGCCGCTTGAAGCTCCTGTAACAAATGCAACAGGTTGTTTGTCAAAAGTCTGATTCACAAGATTCCCTCCGATTAATTAATTATTTCTAGCAAATCAATGGTTATTAAAATCCGCTATATTGTTGTATAAAGAGCTCTCAAAAAGATGAAGAGTCCGCTAACCACAGTAGTGGATTCTTTTTCAACGATGGTGACTTTCAGAAGCGTTCTCCATTTGTAAAGAAAAAATACTCGTTGCGCTTGATCACGAATGCTTATTATCACACAGAATTACAGGCGGATTTCCTAAAGAAACTGTTCCTGTTCAGCCTTTTTTGGTGTTTTGCAACAGATACTTCATGTAGAATGGATGGTTAATAAGGTTTTATTTTTAACAATAATGTTCCAGCCTTCAAGCATTGTTAAAATTTTATTGCCGCTGTTTGATGAATCCGTTGGAATCTCCGTTTTCGCCAAATCGTTAATCAATGCCGTCATTATCGTTGATAGGGCATATAGCCAAAAAGTCAACCAAAATAAACCAATCGAATGGAGGAAAGCTGCTAAAATACCCCCTACAGCCCAACCGCCTAATTGAACGCATTGGCTTAAAGTTGATAGAAGGCTGTTCGCCTTCGTCAGCTTGTCATCAGGAACTAGTATCGGCAACAATGCACCGCTAGCAGGGTTTGCCCAACCATCTAAAAAACAAATAGATAGATAATATGAATGGTTTGGTCTGACATGAAATATGAAGCATAAAGTGTAATTATTAAAAGTATCATCGTTTTGCATAACTGAGAATAAACTTAGTATTCTTTTTAAGTTATATTTATCAATTATGAAAGGAGCCAATATACTACTAATTGTTCCAGAAACCATATTGATAAGAGGGACAAACGAGATGTAAAAAACGGATTGTGTTTCTTTGTAAATAATGGAGATCAGAACTAGGATATAAAAACATCACCTGCATTTGCCAACGTCTGTCCAGTCGCTAATAAGTAAAAGGACTTATTTTTCAATGAAGTAACTCCCTTTTATTTAGTTTTTTAATCGGCAAAAAAAGGGGAGTATCACATTGGCTCCACTCCTTATTAAAGATTATTTAATTATGTATTTCAGTTAATTTGCGAAATATTAATAATATTCGTTTATTTGCAGGAGGTGAGAATTCATGTCTGATATTTAGAAACATTAAACGTTTTGTCGAGAACCGTTTTGATGTGGGCAGACCAAAAATAAATTTAAGTTCCATAAAAGTAAATATAATCCACATACCAATATAAATTATCTTTCCTTATAAGGCTTGACATGGAGCCTCTGCGTGTATGAATTCTTTTGCGAAGGACGCATCACAAAAAGAGTTCGCAGAGGCAACCAGCTATCATGCACGCCACTCCATGTAAAGCTGTGTCTCTAAAATTATATTTTATGAGAAAACTGACCTGTTTTGTTTCCAGTTTAGTGCATAATTTTTATCTTGTATTTTGCATTAAACAAAAATAAAATTCAGTTGTTGGTTTGGATGTTCCAAAAGTGGAAGTCAGATTCAAGCATTTTTAGATAAGATAAAGTCGAAGTTCACAGCTTGTTTAATGCTTTTTCAACAGGTCTGTATCTTTTACTCTTTGAAACAATATATAGCCATAGCCACGAACCGATAACAAATATTTTGGTTTTTTAGGGTTATCTTCCAGCCGATTTCTAATACGATTGATGTATACATATAATTCGTCTTTGCTTACTAGTGAATGTGGCCCCCATGCATATGCAATTATTTCTTCGCTTGAAACGGGTCTGCAAATATCCTGAGCAAGACGTTCTAAAATGCGAAATTGAATTCTTGAAAAATGGATACGTAATCCTCTTTTAACTAGTACTTCTTGGCTGACGTCTAAATAACAATCTTTATCTAAGTAGATATAGTGTTGTTTGTAACCAAATTTATCCAAATGAATCGCATCCCTTTTTGAGGTATATAGAGAAAAGGGGTTTTTCTAACTTAAAATTGCAACTTATTGGCACATGAGTTTTTACTTTAACTCCTATTGATTTGAGTCTCCAGATTTATAAACATTTCATATTTAGGTATGTTTTTTTAATATCTAACATCTTTGTGCTTTAACTCTTTGTGCCGGCCATCTCATAAACAGCTCTTCTTTTGGAAATTTGTTACAAACTTCACGCCCTCTTTTTTTAAGAGTTTCAATGATCTCTTGACGTGCTCGCCAAGGAAGTTCTCCTAGTTCTTCTTGAAACCAGCCTAACCCTTGCACATAGTGCTGAACTACTTTTTCAGGCTGATAAAAAGGTGCAGGTGAGATAATCTCCTCGTGCTGTACTTGCTTAAGACCTACCCTTCTAAAGTGTTCAGGTACTTCTTCAGGATGAAACAGGAAATCTTTAGGCGGCTCTTTTCTTTTGGCAGCAAGTTCCAAAATCGGGGAAAACCATTCTTGGAAAAAAGGTACATTCAAGTTTACTTTCAGTGGATGAAAGCTCGCTATTGTTCCACCATAACGTGTGACTCTACGCATTTCTTCTAGAGCAGATTTGCAATCTGTAAAATGTAAAAAAGCAAAACCAATTACTGCATCAAAACTTTCATCTTCAAACGGTAATTCTTCTGCTTTTCCCTGATAAAATTCTACCCAATCAATGCCTAATTCTTTACGCTTCGCTTCCGCTCTTGCAATCATAGCAGGCGAAGGATCAATGGATATGACTCGGCCTTCAGGTCCAACACGGTCGGCTAATCCACCTTCAAAAGTAAGTAAGCCGTTTGCACAACCAAGTTCCAGTACTTTCATGCCTGGTTTGATCCCGGCAAAGTCGATGAAACTCCTTCTTAGCATCATAGATTCTGGCCATAGTTCCTCAGCTAACTTCTCGAAATCATCAAAAAGATTGAATTGAAAGAGATGCAGCATGTCCAAACGATGAGCAAGAAACCCAGATTCTTTTAATATTTTTTTTGTATTTTTGAGATTTTCTTGTCCTTGGTCAGTCAACTTCACATAACGGCGGCCTTCTTTGATCACAATTTGATAGTTTCCCATTAAAACACCAAGCAACAATTCATCAGATAAGTTGTAATCAATCCAAGGTCTGTGCCAACTTCCAAGTAAAAACTCTCTTTCGGGCATCAAGCCGTAATAAGCTAAAGCATTTTGGTTTTCGTAACTCGTTACGAGCCCATAAATTTGCAGGAGAGTGGCAAAATCGTATTTCTGAATAAAATTGTTGACCATTTGGATAGCTGTTTTCGCATGTTCCTCATTTACTTCTAATTGTCCTGTTTGTTCATGTGCTAATAATACTGCGGTAGATGACATGATTTCATAAAGCGCTGTTCGAAACAATCTCTCAGGGATTGGAAGGGTTCCAAAAATTTTAATTCTGTCTTTTTCAAAAATATTTGAGGCGGCGTATTCCCGTGCTTCTAAATCTAAAATTTCAAAAATTGCTGGATCAAATCGATCACCTGTTTCGATTAACCAGGGACTTATCGCTAATCTAGATTTACAAAAATCTCGAAGTTCAACTGTTAAATCTGGGAAAAAATTCACTTGCTTCTCACCTTCCTGAAACTTTTGATTAATCAGTAATTCCTCAACTTAATTTTAATTTCCAGATTGTAGACATGGCAAGTATATAATTTACATATAAATGAATTGTTTCAAAAAATAGGCTTTAGTCTGTGTAAAAAAGAACTATTTGTTTTATCTATACAGTAGATCATAAATAGGTATAAAGTCCTGGTTATCTTAATGAACTGTAAGGTTTTCGACGATAAAAATTTGATAATTTTTTATTGAAAGATAATTCTGGATTAGGGGAACAAGAGATGAAACTAATAGCGATTGATATGGATGGAACATTACTAAATGAGAATTTAGTTATTAGTAAGAAAACAGTTAAAGCAATTAAGAGGGTCCAGAGAAAAGGCCATATTGTGATCATTGCAACTGGAAGAGCTTATTTAGATGCTTTAAAGATTATTCAGGAGTCAGGACTCCGATGTCCTATTTTAAGTGTTAACGGTGCAATTCTATACAACGAGGATGGGGAACGTATTTTTGATTGTACTATGAATTGTTCGACAGTGGAACAGATTATATCGTTGCTACAAGAGGAGGATTTATATTGTGAAATTTATACTAATGTAGCAACATATCGTCTTAATGGAGGAAAGGATAAATTGTTAATTGAGCTAGATAGACTAAAAAAATCAGTACTGCAAATAAATGAAGATCATTTGTGGAATATTGCACAGAAACAGTTTCTTCAAGCGGGTGTTGTAAATATTGACAATTTCTCATCTGTTTTTGTTAACAAAGATCACAGATATTACAAAATTTTAGCTTTCTCATTTGATCAAAACAAATTGAGCAAAGTGAAATCAAAACTGAAAGCTTTGAATGGGATAGCGATTAGCGGATCTTCTGATTACAACATCGAAGTGACAAATGAGTTAGCTCAAAAAGGAGCGAGTTTAATTAAAGCTGCAGAATACTATCAAATACCTATGTCAGAAACTGTTGCGATTGGTGATAGTTATAATGACGTTTCTATGTTTAGAGTCGCTGGTGTCAGTATTGCAATGGGAAACGCTGAAGAGATAATTAAAAGCCAGTGCATGTTTACCACTAAATCAAATGATGAAGATGGAGTCGCTTACGCTTTAGATTCATTTCTGGATTTTAAAGAAGGTGAAAAAAGATGTAATTTCAACAATGTTTAGGATAATTTTATTCTGTTTAGTCTATTTTTAATTTTTAAAAAAGAGGAGGTTTTAATATGGAAAATATCCTTGCAATTAATATTAATGACATGATTGATGTTCAGGCTATTGTAGAATCATCAATTAATGTGAAAGATCCAATCATTTTTAACGTAAGTAAGGCTGCAATTAAGTTCGCTGGGCTGGAGTACTTAGTAAGCCTTTTTGAGGTAGCAAAAAAGAAGAAGCCAAATATTCTTTTGCAATTGGATCATGCAACTGAGCTTGATTATATTCAAAAGTGTGTAGAAATGGCTCCGTTTGATATTGTTATGGCAGATGGGTCAAAAAAAGATTTAGAAGAGAACATAAAATTTACAAAACAAGTGGTTGAACTTGGGAAAAAAATTGGTTTTCAAGTAGAAGGTGAAATTGGGATCGTTCCAGATAGTTTACAGGAATGGAATGAAACATGTTACACAAATGTGGAAGATGCTAAATATTTTGTTCAGGAAACGGATGTAGATTATCTAGCTGTATCAGTCGGAAATGTTCATGGCTTTGGTGAAAAGCAAAAACTCAATCAAGCATTAATAAAGGAATTATCTAAAGCTACTGGCAAGCCTCTTGTGCTGCATGGAGCTGATTTCCTTAATGATGAAGAGCTCATACAAGCTATGAAAAATGGTATCCGTAAAATAAATATTGGACCGGATATTCGTGTACCTTATTATGACACTTTAGTTAACTTTAAAGGTCATTCAAATGTGGATCATAGAAAAGCTTTATTGGACGCGAAAGAAGCAATGAAACGGGTGCTTGAACATAAATTAAAGATCGTGTATAGGGGAGAGAAAATTTCGATATGAAAATCGGCATCATTACCAGTGGTGGAGATGCGCCAGGAATGAATGCAGTTCTTTACCACTTGTGGGCAAGGCTGTCAAAAGATCATCATATCACCTTCTACAAAAATGGAGTTGCAGGATTATTTAATGGTGAAATAGTGCAGCTTACTGCAGATGATCTATACAGTAATTTACGAGCAGGAGGTACGATCATAGGTACTTCTAGAGTTAAGGATGAGGAGTTTAGAGCAAAATTGAAAACATTTGCACCCGAAATTGATGTGTTAATTGTATTAGGTGGAGATGGTTCTCTACGATATATCTGTAGAGAACTTAACCAATACGTTTCTGTCATTGGAATACCATGTACTATTGACAATGATGTGCCCGGTACCGACTATTCTATAGGTTTTGATTCAGCTTGTAATTTTTACTTAACAATGTATGATTATCTTCTAAAAACAGGAACTTCATTGAGAGAACGAATTTTTATTTTGGAAACTCTGGGAGGTTCTACGGGTTTTTTAGCAACTGCTGTTGGTAGCAGTTTAAATGCTGATATTGTTCTAATTCCCGAATTACCTTTTAAAACTATAGAAGTAGCTGCAAAATTGGAAAGAGTAGTTTGCTCAAAAGGCTTTGCAATAGCTGTAGTTAGTGAGGGGATTGAGTCGGAAAAAACAGTACATCAGTTAGAAGAGTTTTGTAATCACCGGATACGCTTTTGTAGACCAGGACATATTGCACGTGGTTGTACACCGACATTTCGGGATATAGAGATGGCACGTAGGTTTTCCGAATATGTCGAAAAAAGCATCAATGAAAGAAATTTCGGGATCTCGGTTGTTAAACAAGGCAATAATTTTTCCCATTTATCTTTTGAAACGCTTAATTTATTACCTCACAAGATCCCAGAAATAACCGAAAATGTGCAGAGAGGTGAATATAATTGAAGCACAGACTTGATAACTCTGCGTTACTTGATGTTCTTGACCCATCCGGAATGTTATCAACTATACAAAGGCTAGATGAACAATGTACCCAGGCAGTTGAAATTGGCCGAAATGCCACACTTAATTTTGATGGTTCCACCATTAGTAATGTAGTTTTTGCGGGAGTAGGTGGTTCTGCTATTGGAGGAGAGCTATTGCGTACATACTTATCTAGCAAATCTACTGTACCGCTTTTTACTTGTCGAGATTATTCCTTGCCTCGCTTCGTTAGTAAGGAAACTCTCGTATGTATTAGTAGTAATTCCGGAAATACAGAAGAACAGCTAGCTATCTATGATCAGGCAAAGGAAATCGGCGCCAAAATAGTAGTTGTTTCCGGAGGGGGAGATCTTATTAAAAAGGCACATGAAGACGGACAAGTGGTGCTTCAATATGAAGGACGGACGCCGTTAGCTCCAACGGCTAGGGCATCGATAGGGTTTCTTTTCTTCCCAATATTAATAGTTTTACAACGACTTGGGCTAATTTCAAATATTGATGATGATATTCAGGATGCTATCACAACGTTAAGTATTATGCGAAAAAAGCTAGGGAAAGATGTACCTATCGAGCAAAACAAGGCCAAGCAGCTGGCGGATTCGTTATATGGTCATGTTCCATTAATATGGGGAACTACAGGTACAACTGAAGCAATTGCAATGAGATGGAAACAGCAGTTTAACGAGAACGCAAAGTCAGCTGCTTTTTGGAACTCGTTCCCAGAACTGAATCACAATGAAATCGTTGGGTTTGAAGCTCCGGTTAATGCTGTAAAACAAATGCATATAGTTATACTACGTTCAACTAAAGACCATCCACAGGTTCAAAAAAGAATGACTATTACCCAGGATATTCTCGCAGGTCGTGTTCAAGGAATTACTGAAGTTAATCCAGTGGGCAATACCTTACTTGGAGAGATATTCTCACTACTCACTTTAGGAGATCATGTTAGTGTTTACCTTGCTTGTATGTACGGAGTTGATCCTACGCCAATCAAATATATCCGGTATTTAAAGAGAAAACACTAGTCTAGTTTGGAGGAAGTTTCATTGAAACACTGTTTGGATAATCCCGATCTTTTAAATGTTCTTGATCCACTTGGAATGATTTCTATTATTGAAAATATGGATAAACAATGCGAGCATGCCATTGAAATAGGATATGCTACTGAATTAAAAGTAGACCCAAGCAAGGTTAAGAATATTTTGTTCTCAGGAGTCGGTGGGTCGGCCATTGTTGGAGATTTGGTAAAAGATTTTATGTTGGATCTTTCCTCAACCCCTGTTTTAACTAATCGTGATTATTCTCTTCCAAAATTTGTAGGTCCTGAAACATTGGTATTTGCTATCAGCTATTCTGGAAACTCAGAGGAAACATTGAGTGTTTACAATCGAGCTAAATCAATCGGTGCCCAAATTATTACGCTTTCTTCGGGGGGACAACTGAAGAAAATGTCTGAAGAAGATGGAAATACGACTTGTATAATACCTGCCAACTTACAGCCTAGAGCAGCTATCGGGTATATGTTTTTTCCTTTGTTAGTCTTGATGGAAAGACTAGGCTTTTTGCCTTATATGCACGATCAATACACCGATGCGATTGCCACTTTGAGAAAGTTGAAAAATCAGCTTGGATTTAACATACCTTACAAACAAAATCCAGCAAAACAGGTTGCATTTGAAATTTACGGGCATGTCCCGATGTTCTTGACCAGTACGAAAAAGCTAGAATCAGTGACTCTTCGTTGGAAGCAACAAATTAATGAGAACAGTAAAGCTTTAGCATATTGGAACTCATTTCCAGAACTCAATCTTTATGAAGTTACAGGCTTAGAGATGCCGGATGAGTTCCTGAAGAATATTCATGTAATTCATCTTCTAGAAGGAAATGAATCATCTCACATACTGGAACAAATATCTAAGATTCATGAGCTCTACGACTTTTCCGTAAACAGTGTTACAAAGATTACCGCTCAAGGCAACACTAGTCTGGGGAAACTAATATCATTACTTTCGTTCAGCGATTTTGCATCAGCCTATTTGGCTATTCTATACGGATTTGATCCAACAGAGATTAAATATATTCATTATATCAAAAAGCAATTGATTACTTGACTCATATACTTGTTGTGAATGACTTTGGAGGGCCAAAGATGGAAAAAATCAAATTTGGCAACTTCGATAATAAAGTTTCTCGTATAGGCTTAGGTACTTGGGCTATCGGAGGTTGGATGTGGGGGGGAACAGATGAAACCAGATCTATACACACACTTCGCACTGCCTTCGACTTAGGAATTAATCTCGTAGATACTGCACCACAATATGGATTTGGGCTTGCAGAAGAAATTGTAGGAAGAGCCATCGCTGAACACGGTAATCGAGAAAAGCTGATTATTGCAACGAAAGTGGGCTTAGAATGGGAAAGCCCACATAAAATATGGCGTAATTCAACCCGTAAACGAATATTTCAGGAAATAGACGATAGTTTAAGACGTTTACGTACAGAATATATTGATCTTTACCAAGTTCACTGGCCAGATCCTGATACTCCTTTAGAAGAAACAGCCGAAGCTTTATACGATCTGTATGAACAAGGGAAGATTCGAGCTATTGGAGTAAGTAACTTCAATGCAGAACAAATGGAAAGATGGAGAAAAGTTGCACCTTTACATTCCAATCAGCTACAGCTCAATTTATTCCAACAGCATTTACTCAATACTGACTTTGCCTATTGCTATGAACATAAAATCGATACCATAACATATGGAACGCTGGCATATGGTTTGTTAACAGGAAAGTTCAACTCTGAAACTACATTTCCAGAAGATGATCATCGCTTTTATAAGCCAATGTTCCGCGGAGAATATTTTCTTCAATTTTTAGCTGCTGTTGATGAACTAAAAAAACTAGCTGCCTCAAGAGATAAGTCTGTTGCTCAACTGGCAGTACGATGGGCTTTACAACAAAAAGGTGTAACCATTGTCTTGTGGGGAGCTCGGCGTCCGGAACAGTTGAATGATATATTAGGAACTGAAGGATGGGAGCTCTCAAAAGAAGAGCTAGAAAAAATACAGCAGATTATAAATGAAAAAGTAACTAAGCCTTTGCCGCCGAAAAAGAATCCAGGACCACCTGCCCGTTCTTCTTTAAGATAATCATTAAGAGAACGTAAACTAGTCATCTCCTTGTGAGCTAACTAAAAGCAATTAATATGGTATAATTTCATCAACTACATAATATAACTCCATAAGAATCCTCGTTATCATGTTTTAAAGCTCATGATTGTAGGGGAGGTGATTAGGACTTTGAAACGTTTGGAGTGGGTAGCAATCTTCTCTTATTTATTAGTTGGGTTTGCGACAGTTATTTTTGGTGCTCTGTTACCAGAATTGCTTAGATTTTATGGACAAAATTATAGCGATGGCGGAAAGCTTGTTTTTTTACAATTTGCTGGCTTCTTAATTGGTGTGTTAATCACACCGTCATTGTCACAACGGTTAGGTTACTGGAAAACGATTTTATTTGCCTTCATTATTTTGTTTTTTGTCCATAGCTTGTTCTTTTTGCGCCCTCTTTGGTATCTTGTTTTAATGTTTGCGGCCTTTAACGGATTTGGATTCGGGGTGACACAAACTGCAGTCGGAACGATGCTGCTCGAATCTAAAGAAGATCAAAAGGCAGTTATAATGAGCCGGCTTGAGGTTTCGTTTGGCATTGGTGCTTTATTGATGCCAATATTATCAAGTGTTTTAATAGTAAAAGGAGCATGGTCTGCTTCATTTATGATAGTTGGTTTTTTTGCACTTATTATGACTATAATTTGGAGTCACGAATCTTTTCGGAAAGTCGATACTTTAGTTCCAACTCCTAAAAACAAGGATGGATTTCCTACGGTAAACTCTTATGATAAGAGGGCGATTTTTCGCCTTATGTTTTTCATGTGTTTCCTGTTCCTTTATGTCGGCATTGAGACAAGTATTATTAATTTTCTTCCATCTATATTAATCAAACAAATAGAGATAAGTAGTTACGTAGCAGGGCTCAGTGTTACTTTATTTTGGGTTGCTATGGTCATTGGACGAATTTTTGCTGGTGTCCTTGCTGAAAAGATTAAGTATTACCGGTTTCTTTTTTTTAGCAATTTAGGAGCTCTTATCTTTATTGCTAATATTTCTGTGGTAAAAAATACCTTGATTATTTTTCTTCTTGTTTTTCTGGTTGGACTTTTCTTGTCTGGGATTTTTTCCATAACGCTTGTTTTTGCGGATAAGGTGTTTCCTGGAACTACGAAGCGAACAACAAGTAATCTAATT contains:
- a CDS encoding aldo/keto reductase gives rise to the protein MEKIKFGNFDNKVSRIGLGTWAIGGWMWGGTDETRSIHTLRTAFDLGINLVDTAPQYGFGLAEEIVGRAIAEHGNREKLIIATKVGLEWESPHKIWRNSTRKRIFQEIDDSLRRLRTEYIDLYQVHWPDPDTPLEETAEALYDLYEQGKIRAIGVSNFNAEQMERWRKVAPLHSNQLQLNLFQQHLLNTDFAYCYEHKIDTITYGTLAYGLLTGKFNSETTFPEDDHRFYKPMFRGEYFLQFLAAVDELKKLAASRDKSVAQLAVRWALQQKGVTIVLWGARRPEQLNDILGTEGWELSKEELEKIQQIINEKVTKPLPPKKNPGPPARSSLR
- a CDS encoding MFS transporter, which encodes MKRLEWVAIFSYLLVGFATVIFGALLPELLRFYGQNYSDGGKLVFLQFAGFLIGVLITPSLSQRLGYWKTILFAFIILFFVHSLFFLRPLWYLVLMFAAFNGFGFGVTQTAVGTMLLESKEDQKAVIMSRLEVSFGIGALLMPILSSVLIVKGAWSASFMIVGFFALIMTIIWSHESFRKVDTLVPTPKNKDGFPTVNSYDKRAIFRLMFFMCFLFLYVGIETSIINFLPSILIKQIEISSYVAGLSVTLFWVAMVIGRIFAGVLAEKIKYYRFLFFSNLGALIFIANISVVKNTLIIFLLVFLVGLFLSGIFSITLVFADKVFPGTTKRTTSNLIASGGIGGAVLPLLMGWSMDRLESEYSIWVLIGFTSVMFLILTAMGLLKFKDNKANETVNHQKQL